A region of Toxorhynchites rutilus septentrionalis strain SRP chromosome 1, ASM2978413v1, whole genome shotgun sequence DNA encodes the following proteins:
- the LOC129762665 gene encoding IQ and ubiquitin-like domain-containing protein gives MSNWIPTVKLSENPANNFSGENERDIGPLLQDITVKFRIPKSQTVTYAYPYNCTIQEVKIDISEKFQILPKFLILKQTNSSSPLEDEYLLLNICDNNYGIIDIDVELSENALQNNVRLEPQTNYNNFTLPDIITVTIPGLAEGTSSRDLVVEIENQAIIKPFLGGFVDKIKKIEYHDAFTQTGPPLERIKYHGIRSRDTQTVEEKAVEIDTLRSRATVNYGDATEHSYSSKYTDKVIEPKSYESYEEMTKRIDLIGKVTLIQRNFRRYMWQKLIKNSAAEWRRLKKEQKRRETKRIKSRQKEYRKECIVKTFPKTKQDFDALYAQVQLWKENERKEICEKYSGAPKIAELNMLLDKEVQLLNGIERQRQILQQQTKKIRDEQILKKNSIPIKWVGYNNLIIHMDTMRNQRARFLADHYRSLAEETPTIHERITVLNRLSQVVTKENHPATDELKTLFQREKQMLVSNVDGSRMDLLRKRQLNLLMGIITHDDNDIDKKNNTRLCKKCKKVRPIAKFPLDTRQSSASICEKCSDLHGPAIDTAIYRSILRSIRRDEKKRGALSSYAFIIQDNDIKHIVENIWHGHSAISNETNRPELRLPRWNIAKDWSPWNCICLTENEARAHLKIVHLNHYYEEHIIKDIKNKHALSKSAFKQLREIDHVFVESGTWWQVGLDGKTT, from the exons atgtccaactgGATACCAACAGTAAAACTTTCGGAAAATCCAGCAAACAACTTTAGTGGGGAAAATGAGCGTGACATTGGTCCACTGCTTCAAGATATCACCGTGAAATTTCGTATACCGAAGTCCCAAACAGTAACCTATGCTTATCCGTACAATTGCACCATTCAAGAAGTAAAAATTGATATATCCgaaaagtttcaaattcttcCGAAGTTTCTTATACTGAAGCAAACCAATAGCTCATCTCCGCTGGAGGATGAATATCTTTTGCTAAATATTTGTGATAATAACTACGGCATCATTGATATAGATGTGGAATTGTCTGAGAATGCACTGCAAAATAATGTGCGTTTGGAGCCTCAAACCAATTACAA caACTTTACGCTGCCGGATATCATAACAGTAACTATACCCGGTTTAGCCGAGGGAACGTCTAGTCGTGATCTGGTAGTTGAAATTGAGAATCAAGCTATCATAAAGCCATTTCTTGGTGGTTTCGtagataaaataaaaa AAATTGAATATCATGATGCATTTACCCAAACTGGACCTCCGCTAGAAAGAATTAAATATCATG GAATTAGAAGTCGTGATACTCAAACGGTCGAGGAAAAGGCCGTAGAAATCGATACACTTCGCAGTCGTGCTACTGTTAACTATGGAGACGCAACAGAGCATTCGTACTCTTCGAAATATACTGACAAAGTAATAGAACCCAAAAGTTACGAGAGCTACGAGGAAATGACAAAGCGTATAGATTTGATTGGGaaagtcacattaattcaacgaAACTTCCGCCGATATATGTGGCAGAAATTGATAAAGAACAGTGCAGCAGAATGGAG gCGTCTTAAGAAGGAGCAAAAAAGACGGGAAACAAAACGCATAAAGTCACGTCAGAAAGAATATCGCAAGGAATgtattgtgaagacatttcccAAAACAAAACAAGATTTTGACGCTCTATACGCTCAAGTTCAACTATGGAAAGAAAACGAAAGGAAAGAAATTTGTGAAAAGTATTCTGGGGCTCCAAAGATCGCTGAACTCAACATGTTATTGGATAAAGAAGTTCAACTGTTGAATGGTATCGAACGTCAGAGACAGATATTACAGCAGCAGACGAAGAAAATTCGTGATGAGCAAATCCTGAAAAAGAACAGTATCCCTATCAAATGGGTTGGATACAACA ATTTAATTATTCACATGGACACAATGCGCAATCAGCGAGCGCGCTTTTTAGCCGACCATTATCGCAGTCTTGCCGAAGAAACGCCTACGATCCACGAACGTATCACAGTGCTTAACCGCCTATCTCAGGTGGTAACCAAAGAAAACCATCCCGCCACCGACGAG TTGAAAACCTTATTCCAACGCGAGAAACAAATGTTGGTAAGCAATGTTGACGGATCAAGAATGGATTTACTTCGAAAACGACAGCTAAATCTCTTAATGGGCATTATAACTCATGATGATAATGATATAGATAAGA AAAACAATACACGACtttgtaaaaaatgcaaaaaagttCGGCCTATAGCGAAATTTCCTCTGGACACACGACAGTCTTCGGCCAGTATTTGCGAGAAGTGTAGTGACCTCCACGGACCAGCCATTGATACAGCCATTTATCGGTCCATTTTACGTTCAATTCGACGAGACGAGAAAAAACGAGGCGCTTTGTCATCATACGCCTTTATTATACAGGACAACGACATAAAACACATAGTGGAAAATATTTGGCATGGTCATTCTGCAATATCCAATGAAACAAATAGACCTGAACTACGATTGCCCCGGTGGAATATTGCCAAGGATTGGTCGCCGTGGAACTGTATATGCTTAACAGAAAATGAAGCTAGAGCGCATTTAAAAATAGTTCATCTCAATCACTACTATGAGGAACACATCATTAAAGACatcaaaaataaacatgcgcTATCCAAGTCTGCGTTCAAACAGTTACGCGAAATTGATCACGTGTTTGTTGAATCTGGAACATGGTGGCAGGTCGGTTTGGATGGGAAAACAACATAA